The Microbacterium sp. SORGH_AS_0862 genome has a segment encoding these proteins:
- a CDS encoding penicillin-binding protein 2: MTTRSTRTPRRRTVIALAVVLAVLVAFVVRLVDIQVVNAGEHIDDSLRIAMGGKTTLYGTRGSIVDENGNVLAGSILTYDAELDPSNVGPIERKDAAGDEVEVDWPTVAGEIAQITGQSAEDVQKIVADALAVNPKSQYASLKNGLSTEKYQQLLDLRIPYLTMRPHPARTYPDGAVAGNLVGFVGSDGKPLEGLESAQDSCLAPTEGERVFQRGKDGVIIPGTEQVTPAVDGGTLTLTIDRDLQYYLQQLIAEQATNQGAQHGQIMVVEAKTGKIRAAAEWPTVDPNNVSATAPEDRSSRIFRGTFEPGSTFKALSAATVIDAGAATPTSTVTASGRETFPNGARVQDAIPHGALNYTLAGVLIDSSNVGISKFAEMVPAQTRYDYLQKFGIGQVSGVDFPGEAKGTLRPVDQWDNQTFYNTSFGQGVATTLPQLMGAYQAIANDGTKIPLSLVESCTTADGTVQASDAGASTQVVSASTASQVRELLENVAVQGGNAKATAISGYRVGLKTGTGEISDGSGYKSGVYFTTMIGMAPVDDPQYIVAVTLDQPTAVRSSAANAAAFQKAMTQVLKTYRVLPSDSQPELLPKIG; the protein is encoded by the coding sequence ATGACGACGAGAAGCACGCGAACCCCCCGTCGCCGCACCGTCATCGCCCTGGCCGTGGTGCTGGCCGTCCTCGTCGCCTTCGTGGTGCGCCTGGTCGACATCCAGGTCGTGAACGCCGGAGAGCACATCGACGACTCCCTGCGCATCGCCATGGGCGGAAAGACCACCCTGTACGGCACGCGCGGATCGATCGTCGACGAGAACGGCAACGTCCTCGCGGGAAGCATCCTCACCTACGACGCGGAACTGGACCCCAGCAACGTGGGGCCGATCGAGCGCAAGGATGCCGCGGGCGACGAGGTCGAGGTCGATTGGCCCACCGTCGCGGGCGAGATCGCCCAGATCACCGGTCAGAGCGCCGAGGACGTGCAGAAGATCGTCGCCGATGCTCTCGCCGTCAACCCGAAGTCGCAGTACGCATCGCTCAAGAACGGGCTCTCGACCGAGAAGTACCAGCAGCTGCTCGATCTGCGCATCCCCTACCTGACGATGCGACCGCATCCCGCCAGGACGTATCCCGACGGCGCCGTCGCCGGCAACCTCGTCGGCTTCGTGGGCTCCGACGGGAAGCCGCTCGAAGGTCTGGAATCCGCCCAGGACTCGTGCCTCGCACCGACGGAGGGCGAGCGCGTCTTCCAGCGGGGCAAGGACGGCGTGATCATCCCCGGCACAGAGCAGGTGACACCCGCCGTCGACGGTGGCACACTCACCCTCACGATCGACCGCGACCTGCAGTACTACCTTCAGCAGCTCATCGCGGAGCAGGCGACCAACCAGGGTGCTCAGCACGGGCAGATCATGGTCGTGGAGGCCAAGACGGGCAAGATCCGCGCGGCCGCGGAGTGGCCGACGGTCGACCCGAACAACGTCTCGGCGACCGCGCCGGAGGATCGCTCCAGCCGGATCTTCCGCGGCACGTTCGAACCGGGTTCGACGTTCAAGGCGCTGTCCGCGGCGACCGTGATCGACGCCGGGGCCGCGACGCCGACCTCGACGGTCACGGCCTCCGGTCGCGAGACCTTCCCCAACGGTGCACGCGTGCAGGATGCGATCCCGCACGGGGCGTTGAACTACACGCTCGCGGGTGTCCTCATCGACTCCTCGAACGTCGGCATCTCCAAGTTCGCCGAGATGGTCCCCGCTCAGACGCGTTACGACTACCTGCAGAAGTTCGGCATCGGTCAGGTCAGCGGCGTGGACTTCCCCGGCGAGGCGAAGGGGACGCTGCGTCCCGTCGACCAGTGGGACAACCAGACCTTCTACAACACCTCGTTCGGTCAGGGCGTCGCGACCACCCTGCCGCAGCTGATGGGCGCGTACCAGGCGATCGCGAACGACGGCACCAAGATCCCGCTCTCGCTCGTCGAATCGTGCACGACGGCGGACGGGACCGTCCAGGCCTCGGATGCCGGTGCGAGCACGCAGGTCGTGAGCGCGAGCACGGCGAGCCAGGTGCGCGAGCTGCTCGAGAACGTCGCGGTGCAGGGCGGCAACGCCAAGGCCACGGCGATCAGCGGCTACCGGGTGGGATTGAAGACCGGTACCGGTGAGATCTCCGACGGCTCGGGCTACAAGAGCGGCGTCTACTTCACGACCATGATCGGCATGGCGCCCGTGGACGACCCGCAGTACATCGTCGCCGTCACCCTCGATCAGCCCACTGCGGTACGCTCGTCTGCGGCCAACGCTGCGGCCTTCCAGAAGGCGATGACCCAGGTGCTGAAGACCTACCGGGTCCTGCCCTCCGACTCGCAGCCCGAGCTGCT